CCTGCCGGGCGCACCAACCAAACCGCCTTCAATTCCAAATTTCAAGCAGTTGCAAGTCCGATTTCCGCAATAGGCCCAAAACCCAATGACATCTGGCCAGGGGGGGGTATGCCATTTGCCAGCTTTGTGGTATTTCTAATTAGATGAAAAGGAAGGTAATCCTGGCTTCGTCCTCCCCCAGGCGGGCCGCGCTTCTAAACGACGCCGGGGTGGAGTTTGACATCGTCAAGCCGGACATCGACGAGACGCCGGATCCGGCGCTCACCCCGGAGGAGAACGCCCGGTTCATAGCCTTGCGCAAGGCCGAGGCCGTGGCCCAAACAGTGAGGGAGGGCGTTGTGCTGGCGGCGGACACAATGGTGGTGATAGACCATGAGATCATCGGCAAACCCGTGGACGCCACCGACGCCCGCAAGATGCTCCAGCGTATCGCCGGACGGGAGCATAAAGTGGTC
This DNA window, taken from Nitrospinota bacterium, encodes the following:
- the maf gene encoding septum formation protein Maf, with the protein product MKRKVILASSSPRRAALLNDAGVEFDIVKPDIDETPDPALTPEENARFIALRKAEAVAQTVREGVVLAADTMVVIDHEIIGKPVDATDARKMLQRIAGREHKVVTGVSIICEGSRRRWAHVEVSFVRFKPVADGDIEAYVNTGEPLDKAGAYAIQGGAAGWIDGYSGSLTNIIGLPMEQVACALESMGVKVSRGRWGACR